The following are encoded together in the Cervus elaphus chromosome 30, mCerEla1.1, whole genome shotgun sequence genome:
- the LOC122686703 gene encoding atherin-like — MAPKKKGPRSGRQGAAAGEGAEPPLSERRQYLHRQHKGRSEELQACKQRVEQLTADNRLVDSEAARLREENPFLERYTSMRAQRCANSAHRRERESSVDLSQIYRQRAELTSIYRAREDRLRAQLLDTEAREAQMAQQARNLQLGKVSARAPAGGPGWGRGGAAAAAAGPDPGSGAGSTANACGGHAATPPREAAVFGGQGSAGARGAPAGGGGRALGAHPKATSIRADRGPLRPELPPSHRAQALRNQPRQLPDHGERRTRGAWRACTEARPWPLWADMSDQMRAPSSRPCGWPTDLPGSSAGLIAHHHRPQWTATKMKPPPGEPEPTSRKASEARRWRGKKSTFRGK; from the exons ATGGCGCCTAAGAAGAAGGGGCCGCGCTCCGGGCGCCAGGGGGCCGCGGCGGGAGAGGGCGCCGAGCCGCCGCTGTCGGAGCGCCGTCAGTACCTGCATCGGCAGCACAAGGGGCGCTCTGAGGAACTGCAGGCCTGCAAGCAGCGAGTGGAACAACTGACGGCTGACAACCGTTTGGTTGACAGCGAGGCGGCGCGCCTGCGCGAAGAGAACCCGTTTCTGGAGAGGTACACGAGCATGCGCGCGCAGCGCTGCGCCAACTCCGCGCATCGTCGTGAACGGGAGAGCAGCGTGGACCTGTCGCAGATCTACAGGCAGCGCGCAGAGCTGACTTCAATCTACCGCGCGCGTGAGGACAGGCTGCGCGCGCAGCTGCTGGACACGGAGGCGCGCGAGGCGCAGATGGCGCAGCAGGCGCGGAACCTGCAGCTCGGCAAGGTCAGTGCGCGCGCGCCCGCGGGCGGGCCGGGCTGGGGCCGGGGAG GAGCTGCAGCTGCAGCAGCTGGCCCGGATCCGGGCTCTGGAGCGGGATCTACTGCAAATGCGTGTGGAGGACACGCAGCTACTCCACCGCGTGAGGCCGCAGTTTTTGGAGGGCAAGGCAGCGCTGGAGCGCGAGGCGCGCCAGCGGGAGGCGGCGGGCGCGCTCTTGGCGCGCATCCAAAAGCCACATCCATCCGAGCGGACCGCGGGCCCCTGCGGCCGGAGTTGCCGCCGTCCCACCGGGCCCAGGCGCTGCGGAACCAGCCGCGCCAGCTGCCGGACCACGGCGAGCGGAGGACACGCGGGGCCTGGCGTGCGTGCACGGAGGCGCGTCCTTGGCCCCTTTGGGCCGATATGAGCGATCAGATGCGGGCTCCAAGCTCCCGCCCTTGCGGGTGGCCCACCGACCTGCCAGG CTCGTCCGCAGGTCTTATAGCCCATCACCACCGGCCCCAGTGGACAGCGACCAAGATGAAGCCGCCTCCGGGAGAGCCCGAACCTACCTCGAGGAAGGCTAGTGAGGCCAGAAGGTGGCGGGGAAAAAAGTCCACTTTCCGTGGTAAATAA